In a single window of the Oryctolagus cuniculus chromosome 2, mOryCun1.1, whole genome shotgun sequence genome:
- the DNAAF10 gene encoding dynein axonemal assembly factor 10: MSAFEKPQVIAHIQKSLNYTVFDCKWVPCSAKFVTVGNFARGTGVIQLYEIQHGDLKLLREIEKAKPIKCGTFGAASLQQRHLATGDFGGNLHIWNLEAPEVPVYSVKGHKEIINTIDGVGGLGVGEGAPEIVTGSRDGTVKVWDPRQKDDPVANMEPVQGEHKRDCWTVAFGNAYNQEERVVCAGYDNGDIKLFDLRNMSLRWETNIKNGVCSLEFDRKDISMNKLVATSLEGKFHVFDMRTQHPTKGFASVSEKAHKSTVWQVRHLPQNRELFLTAGGAGSLHLWKYEYPVRRSKKDSEGVDMGVAGSVSLLQNVTLSTQPISSLDWSPDKRGLCVCSSFDQVVRVLIVTKLHTL; encoded by the exons ATGTCGGCCTTCGAGAAGCCTCAGGTCATCGCCCATATCCAGAAAAGCCTCAACTACACAGTGTTTGACTGTAAGTGGGTGCCGTGCAGCGCCAAGTTTGTGACCGTGGGCAACTTCGCACGGGGCACCGGCGTCATTCAGCTGTACGAGATCCAGCACGGGGACCTGAAGCTGCTTCGGGAG ATTGAAAAAGCCAAGCCCATTAAATGTGGAACATTTGGTGCAGCATCTCTACAGCAGAGACACTTGGCGACTGGAGACTTTGGTGGAAATCTTCATATATG GAATTTGGAAGCCCCAGAGGTGCCAGTGTATTCGGTAAAGGGCCATAAAGAAATCATCAACACCATTGATGGGGTGGGTGGACTGGGAGTCGGCGAAGGAGCCCCTGAAATTGTGACTGGCAGTCGAGATG GAACTGTGAAGGTGTGGGACCCGAGGCAGAAAGATGACCCTGTTGCTAACATGGAGCCTGTACAAGGGGAACACAAGAGAGACTGCTGGACTGTGGCGTTTG GCAATGCTTACAATCAGGAAGAACGTGTGGTTTGTGCTGGCTATGACAACGGGGATATCAAACTCTTTGACCTCAGAAATATGTCATTACGGTGGGAGACAAACATCAAAAATGGG GTGTGCAGCTTGGAGTTTGACAGAAAAGACATAAGTATGAATAAGTTAGTAGCTACATCTCTGGAAGGAAAATTCCATGTTTTTGACATGAGAACACAGCATCCAACCAAGGGTTTTGCCTCTGTTTCAGAAAAG GCCCACAAGTCTACGGTGTGGCAGGTCCGACACCTGCCGCAGAACAGGGAGCTCTTCCTGACGGCCGGGGGCGCGGGCAGCCTTCACCTCTGGAAATA CGAATACCCTGTTCGACGGTCAAAGAAAGATTCTGAGGGAGTAGACATGGGAGTTGCGGGCTCCGTCAGCCTCCTGCAGAATGTGACGTTGTCGACCCAGCCCATTTCCAGTCTGGATTGGAGTCCGGATAAAAGAGGCCTCTGCGTCTGTAGTTCATTTGACCAAGTGGTGAGAGTACTGATTGTTACAAAACTCCACACACTCTGA